The following are encoded together in the Tatumella ptyseos genome:
- a CDS encoding peptidase, which produces MRRLIAVLPLVVSTVSWAQESSDFLAPSPCVTGTQLASHTLPDKYQQGIFTLYYTTVGDDALSDTTRQSSHTPPLRVLDIARQLQAAQQFYVKDLQLRTPLSQPIFQRAKQISVFILDLKGNGRAFDKVAHETFADGQSTPCGLKIMLSNRLDPTNNPTPAHELFHLYQYGYALFKQRWYLEGMAKWMETVFKPQEPVSIAMTAPVDCTAWYSQSYNGAIFWQGFANHYSAIPVTLGPMTYSNQQLVFRKTVFSGGAMAAPLLTALSQQSTRLTQQYQRPMRDWSEKQQHQPQDNETICRVVNQLFNKPL; this is translated from the coding sequence ATGCGTAGGTTAATCGCCGTACTACCGTTAGTCGTTTCTACGGTATCTTGGGCGCAAGAAAGCAGCGATTTTCTTGCGCCTTCGCCTTGCGTCACAGGGACACAGCTTGCTTCACATACTTTACCCGATAAATATCAACAAGGTATTTTTACGCTTTATTATACGACAGTGGGCGATGACGCGTTATCGGATACCACACGGCAAAGCTCTCATACTCCGCCCTTAAGGGTCTTGGATATTGCGCGGCAATTACAAGCTGCCCAACAATTTTACGTTAAAGATTTACAGTTACGTACGCCCTTAAGCCAACCTATTTTTCAGCGCGCCAAACAAATTAGTGTGTTTATTTTGGACCTTAAAGGAAATGGTCGAGCCTTCGATAAAGTCGCCCATGAAACCTTTGCCGATGGTCAGTCGACGCCTTGTGGCTTAAAAATCATGCTCTCTAATCGTCTCGACCCCACTAATAATCCGACGCCAGCGCACGAGCTGTTCCACCTTTATCAATACGGTTACGCACTATTTAAACAGCGGTGGTATCTGGAAGGAATGGCCAAGTGGATGGAGACCGTTTTTAAACCGCAGGAGCCGGTTAGCATTGCTATGACCGCCCCTGTCGACTGCACAGCGTGGTATTCACAAAGTTATAACGGCGCAATTTTTTGGCAAGGCTTTGCAAATCATTATTCAGCAATACCAGTCACTCTCGGCCCAATGACCTACTCCAACCAACAACTGGTTTTTAGAAAGACGGTTTTTAGTGGCGGTGCGATGGCTGCCCCCTTACTTACAGCGCTGAGTCAGCAAAGTACCCGCCTTACACAGCAGTATCAGCGGCCAATGCGAGACTGGAGCGAGAAGCAACAACATCAACCCCAGGATAACGAGACGATTTGTCGGGTAGTGAATCAGTTATTCAATAAACCTCTTTAG
- a CDS encoding HlyD family type I secretion periplasmic adaptor subunit, translated as MDEAHIVKSAYLIAILAVLVIIFGVWAWFGQVDEVSTGTGKVIPSSREQVLQSLDGGVLTELPVQEGQRVKLGQVVARLDPTRSESNVGESEAKYRASLAASIRLDAEVNNRPLVFPASLQSYPDLLAAETHLYQSRRDQLTQSMRQLQDSMSLINRELTITQRLAKTGAASSVEVLRLQQQQSDIALKITDLKTHYYVDAREQLSKANADVASLAEVVRGRSDSVSRLTIRSPVQGIVKNIKVTTIGGVIAPNGELMEIVPVDDRLLIEARISPRDIAFIHPGQKAMVKITAYDYAIYGGLPGVVETISPDTIQDEQKPEIYYYRVYIRTDHDSLVNKRGKHFAISPGMIATVDIKTGERTVMDYLIKPFNRAREALRER; from the coding sequence ATGGACGAAGCGCATATCGTCAAGTCAGCGTATCTCATAGCGATTCTCGCGGTGTTAGTGATTATCTTCGGCGTTTGGGCCTGGTTTGGCCAAGTCGATGAAGTCTCGACCGGTACAGGAAAGGTCATCCCCAGCTCACGCGAGCAAGTGTTGCAGTCACTGGATGGTGGGGTACTCACAGAGTTACCGGTACAAGAAGGTCAGCGTGTGAAGTTGGGGCAGGTGGTTGCACGATTGGATCCGACGCGTAGCGAGTCTAACGTTGGAGAGAGCGAAGCGAAATACCGGGCCTCGTTAGCTGCGAGCATCCGTTTGGATGCGGAAGTGAATAATCGTCCACTCGTCTTTCCAGCGAGCTTACAGTCTTACCCTGATTTGTTAGCCGCAGAGACGCACCTCTATCAAAGCCGCCGTGATCAGTTAACCCAATCGATGAGACAGCTACAAGACTCGATGTCGCTGATTAATCGTGAACTCACTATCACTCAACGCTTGGCGAAAACCGGTGCAGCCAGTAGTGTGGAAGTGCTGAGGTTGCAGCAACAGCAATCGGATATTGCGTTAAAGATTACTGATTTAAAAACCCATTACTACGTGGACGCGCGCGAACAACTTTCTAAAGCCAATGCTGACGTAGCGTCATTAGCGGAGGTGGTTCGAGGGCGTAGCGATAGCGTGAGTCGGTTAACGATTCGCTCCCCGGTACAAGGGATTGTCAAAAATATCAAAGTGACCACCATTGGCGGGGTCATCGCACCGAATGGCGAATTAATGGAAATCGTTCCCGTCGATGACCGTTTATTAATTGAAGCCCGTATCTCACCGCGAGATATTGCGTTTATTCATCCCGGTCAAAAGGCGATGGTAAAAATTACCGCCTACGATTACGCCATTTACGGTGGTCTTCCTGGTGTGGTTGAGACGATTTCACCGGATACTATTCAGGATGAGCAAAAGCCGGAAATCTATTATTACCGTGTTTATATTCGCACTGACCATGATTCACTGGTCAATAAACGTGGTAAGCATTTTGCGATTAGCCCAGGAATGATTGCCACGGTTGATATTAAAACGGGTGAGAGAACGGTGATGGATTATTTAATCAAACCTTTCAACCGAGCAAGAGAAGCCCTGCGCGAACGTTAA
- a CDS encoding glycosyltransferase, giving the protein MALSDLLQQAHFEMMSLNVPEHTAPHPACILFFSLSDGKQRAYTHISTGKNFNHAWTSGSQFIQRYRQQHDLQICWLRVERVDHIEEMSWAGLQDKLGKTKRNYFRFGLSFDPDFTHAILEQELAANAILYDGKVGVATPNATNLDSYARRRFSCSLVWPTEPQQRVWRFKTQAVFCDASGTKTIEREGKASGFRKIAEPWQAHVPNLINHSAQYLASQIKSTGEYHYGWFPCFDRKIKSYNALRHASSTYALIEGWEVTQQPQQRQAIERALAYLTHELIQHKTLADGRQVAFLVDTGDEIKLGGNAVSILAYAKYTEVTGDMTYVPLMEALAEGILLMQDEQGKFVHVLENHDLSVKEPFRIIYYDGEAAFALMRLYKLSAQAKWIESVERAFEYFIENKHWQFHDHWLSYCVNELTLYRPLEKYFKFGLDNVRDHLDFIRHRVTTYPTLLELMMAANAMINRIQSSAIHQHLLSDFPLQQFTDALEYRARYLLNGFFWPELAMFFKNPARIVNSFFIRHHSYRVRIDDVEHYLSGYVAYAKYYSQQQQPLVSVKKPDPRSRTPVFLLENLREVGNGIEVAALRRAILFREQLQTTPWIVTLQYNASLLTTLNQLRERGRLAVEVPVKNLYFGLVECFQTGQIEALSPFDGQFTLQVAASEACPLGKRSYRLAQGTIKIDDFVDQAGNILLRRHWHIHNDSWQLNHIEVNDHCQRLFTTEEQFATWALEKQLPQAGRWHFVIDKNRAWRDFVLSKPSERMDCYLSAVIHSSHLLGNGQLKSTYRHLLESPDCVNKLIILTQEQYQDLCALGIPAESMQVIPNHLDGAILYSAIKKTPSKRVVYLARYSPEKQHALLLEVFEQVLKAVPDAELYTYGVGGLHEVIADLVIKKGLSKSVQINGYTSDIASVHQQACCAVLCSNQEGHPLSAIEAMAFGTPLVSFATKYGPRDILAGQPAGLLVDAGDKDALAAALIRLLQDSELQTQLQRGAKACAQRYSSSRIAQAWQQWLQASYGLPVLNEE; this is encoded by the coding sequence ATGGCATTAAGTGATTTATTACAACAGGCGCATTTTGAAATGATGAGCCTAAATGTGCCCGAGCATACTGCTCCTCATCCTGCTTGCATACTTTTCTTTAGTCTTAGCGATGGGAAACAGCGCGCATACACTCACATTTCAACGGGGAAAAATTTTAATCACGCTTGGACATCTGGTTCGCAATTTATTCAGCGGTATCGGCAACAACACGATCTTCAAATCTGTTGGTTACGAGTCGAGCGGGTCGATCATATCGAAGAGATGAGCTGGGCAGGGTTACAAGATAAGCTGGGTAAAACAAAGCGTAACTATTTCCGTTTCGGACTCAGCTTTGACCCAGACTTCACTCATGCCATCCTCGAACAAGAGTTAGCGGCGAATGCTATACTGTATGACGGTAAGGTGGGGGTAGCTACCCCTAATGCGACCAATCTCGATAGCTACGCTCGACGCCGGTTTTCCTGTTCGCTAGTCTGGCCAACTGAGCCCCAACAAAGGGTCTGGCGGTTTAAAACCCAGGCTGTTTTCTGCGATGCTTCAGGAACAAAAACGATTGAGCGCGAAGGTAAAGCGTCTGGATTTAGAAAAATAGCCGAACCTTGGCAAGCGCATGTGCCGAACCTTATCAATCACTCTGCACAGTATCTCGCATCGCAAATTAAATCGACGGGTGAGTACCATTATGGTTGGTTTCCCTGTTTTGACCGCAAGATCAAATCTTATAACGCACTACGCCATGCCAGCTCGACCTATGCCCTTATCGAGGGATGGGAAGTCACGCAACAGCCCCAACAACGGCAAGCGATAGAGCGTGCTTTGGCGTATCTGACCCACGAGCTTATTCAACATAAAACCCTAGCGGATGGCCGGCAGGTGGCATTTTTAGTGGATACAGGGGATGAGATAAAACTAGGTGGTAATGCGGTTAGTATCTTAGCCTATGCCAAATATACCGAAGTCACTGGCGATATGACCTATGTTCCGCTAATGGAAGCCTTAGCGGAAGGAATATTACTGATGCAAGATGAACAAGGTAAGTTCGTCCATGTCTTGGAAAACCACGATCTGTCAGTGAAGGAGCCTTTCCGAATTATTTACTACGACGGGGAAGCGGCCTTCGCTTTAATGCGTCTTTATAAATTATCAGCTCAGGCGAAGTGGATTGAGAGTGTTGAGCGAGCATTCGAATATTTTATTGAGAATAAACATTGGCAATTTCATGACCACTGGCTCAGCTATTGTGTTAATGAACTAACATTGTATCGGCCACTTGAAAAATATTTTAAGTTTGGCTTAGATAATGTCCGTGACCACTTGGATTTCATTCGTCACCGTGTCACGACTTACCCAACCTTACTTGAGTTAATGATGGCGGCGAATGCGATGATTAATCGTATTCAATCTTCTGCTATACATCAGCACTTATTGAGTGATTTCCCACTCCAGCAGTTTACTGACGCATTAGAGTATCGTGCGCGCTATTTACTCAATGGCTTTTTCTGGCCAGAACTGGCGATGTTTTTTAAAAATCCGGCCAGAATCGTTAATAGTTTCTTTATTCGTCACCACAGCTATCGCGTGCGCATCGATGATGTCGAACATTATCTCTCCGGTTATGTTGCTTACGCCAAATATTACAGCCAACAACAGCAACCGTTGGTTAGCGTAAAAAAACCTGATCCCCGCTCCCGCACTCCTGTTTTTTTGTTAGAAAACTTACGTGAAGTTGGAAATGGTATTGAAGTGGCGGCACTGCGTCGCGCCATCTTGTTTCGTGAGCAACTCCAGACAACACCTTGGATAGTGACGCTTCAATATAATGCATCGCTACTTACCACACTAAATCAACTTCGTGAGCGGGGACGACTGGCCGTGGAAGTCCCGGTAAAAAACCTTTATTTCGGGTTGGTTGAGTGTTTTCAGACTGGGCAAATCGAGGCACTAAGTCCCTTTGATGGCCAGTTTACACTACAGGTCGCTGCCAGCGAGGCGTGCCCCTTAGGTAAAAGAAGCTATCGGCTTGCGCAGGGGACGATTAAAATTGATGATTTTGTTGACCAAGCAGGAAACATTTTACTGCGTAGACATTGGCATATCCATAACGACTCATGGCAACTTAACCATATTGAAGTGAATGATCACTGCCAACGGCTTTTTACGACTGAAGAGCAATTCGCCACCTGGGCCCTAGAGAAGCAATTACCTCAAGCAGGACGTTGGCACTTTGTTATTGATAAGAATCGAGCGTGGCGAGATTTTGTCTTGTCTAAACCGAGTGAAAGAATGGATTGCTATCTTTCGGCGGTGATCCACTCTTCACACCTGCTGGGTAATGGGCAGCTAAAATCAACATATCGGCATCTTCTCGAGTCGCCAGACTGTGTCAATAAACTGATCATCTTGACGCAGGAGCAGTACCAAGACTTATGCGCGCTAGGGATCCCTGCCGAATCTATGCAGGTTATCCCCAACCATTTGGACGGAGCGATTTTATACTCTGCGATCAAGAAGACACCTTCAAAACGGGTGGTTTATTTGGCCCGCTATTCTCCTGAAAAACAGCATGCATTGTTACTAGAGGTGTTCGAGCAAGTCCTTAAAGCTGTACCGGATGCAGAACTCTATACCTATGGGGTCGGAGGACTGCACGAAGTAATCGCTGATCTCGTTATCAAAAAAGGACTCAGTAAATCAGTACAAATTAACGGTTACACATCGGATATTGCTTCGGTACACCAGCAGGCGTGCTGTGCGGTCTTGTGTTCAAATCAAGAAGGGCATCCCTTGTCGGCGATTGAGGCTATGGCTTTTGGCACCCCATTAGTCAGTTTTGCGACAAAGTATGGCCCGCGTGATATTTTGGCTGGTCAGCCTGCTGGATTGTTAGTGGATGCGGGAGATAAAGACGCATTGGCTGCAGCCCTTATCCGACTTCTCCAAGATAGTGAACTGCAAACTCAGCTACAGCGTGGGGCTAAGGCCTGTGCACAGCGATATTCCAGTTCGCGTATCGCGCAAGCTTGGCAACAATGGTTACAGGCGAGTTATGGTTTACCTGTGTTAAATGAAGAATAG
- a CDS encoding DMT family transporter — MNLKLGVLLKIAACLCSTLMLACVKGLHGAVPTGEVIFFRSFVALFPLLGWLTLQGNVIDNLKTKNLLGHFIRGFSGTGGMYFNYLALVYISLADATALSYAAPMFTVIMAVILLKEHVRISRWLAVIIGLCGIVIMLSASLRAEHTAISGTLHSGMTVGIIFALVAALCTATSNIQIRFLTGIEKPGAIVFYFSVMTTLIGLATYYWGWVVPSRQQLLLLIGCGLFGGMAQILVTLSLRFSDASLLAPFDYSTLVWSMMIGYLFLNSLPLPSTLLGAGVVASAGIFTLWSEQRRRRWVKG; from the coding sequence ATGAACCTTAAGTTAGGGGTCCTATTGAAGATCGCAGCATGCCTCTGTTCTACGCTGATGCTAGCATGCGTAAAAGGATTACATGGGGCCGTACCAACGGGTGAGGTAATCTTCTTTCGTTCCTTTGTAGCCTTATTTCCGCTATTGGGTTGGCTAACACTGCAGGGTAATGTGATCGATAACTTAAAGACTAAAAACTTATTGGGTCATTTCATTCGTGGCTTTTCAGGAACTGGAGGGATGTATTTTAATTACTTGGCACTGGTCTATATTTCTCTTGCCGATGCCACGGCGTTAAGTTATGCCGCCCCCATGTTTACAGTAATAATGGCCGTTATCTTGTTAAAAGAGCATGTACGCATTTCACGCTGGTTAGCTGTGATTATCGGATTATGCGGTATCGTAATTATGCTTTCGGCCAGCTTACGCGCTGAGCACACTGCAATATCAGGAACCCTACACAGTGGCATGACGGTAGGCATCATTTTCGCGCTAGTTGCTGCCCTTTGTACCGCGACCTCCAATATCCAAATTCGATTCCTCACCGGAATAGAAAAACCCGGTGCCATCGTCTTTTACTTTTCTGTGATGACAACACTGATTGGCTTAGCCACTTATTATTGGGGCTGGGTCGTGCCAAGCCGACAACAACTCTTATTACTGATCGGCTGTGGTCTTTTTGGTGGAATGGCACAGATTTTAGTGACACTCAGCTTACGTTTTAGTGATGCCTCACTACTTGCTCCTTTCGATTACAGCACACTGGTGTGGTCGATGATGATTGGCTACCTTTTTCTCAATAGCCTACCCTTGCCTTCTACTCTTCTTGGCGCAGGTGTTGTTGCCAGCGCGGGGATCTTTACGCTTTGGTCCGAGCAGCGGCGTCGACGGTGGGTGAAGGGATAA
- a CDS encoding ABC transporter substrate-binding protein produces MNVKTFSYLALALPLLTTVSTAKADLLASIKSSGVLRCAVYSDVPPFAAPDTKTRQLVGMDIDLCQALSKQMGVKAQLVPTSVEARVPVIATGRADVLIANLAYTKTRSQQIQFSDPYYVAKEMLVVKAANADKPLSFFKGKRISANKGTTSEQSIVLKGGKPVTFQDAASAFLALEQNKVMGFVTNTMTATKMISQAKSSGIDLAMVKEPMALEPIGVGMKQGEPALLTAVNSGLKAMDEQGTIDKIWNQWLGPNTDYKMTREEHVQPLSSLTFQPLD; encoded by the coding sequence ATGAACGTTAAGACGTTTTCTTATTTAGCATTGGCGCTACCTTTATTAACAACAGTGTCTACCGCTAAAGCAGATTTATTGGCCAGCATCAAAAGCAGTGGTGTATTACGCTGTGCGGTGTATTCGGATGTCCCCCCCTTTGCAGCCCCTGACACTAAAACACGTCAGTTGGTTGGGATGGATATTGACCTGTGTCAGGCGCTTTCTAAACAGATGGGAGTCAAAGCACAACTTGTGCCGACGTCAGTCGAGGCGCGCGTCCCCGTTATTGCGACAGGCCGCGCGGATGTGTTGATCGCGAATCTAGCCTATACCAAGACACGAAGCCAGCAGATTCAGTTTAGTGATCCCTATTATGTTGCGAAAGAAATGCTGGTGGTGAAAGCCGCTAATGCGGATAAACCCTTATCTTTTTTTAAAGGCAAGCGCATCAGTGCTAATAAGGGGACGACGTCTGAACAATCCATCGTCTTAAAAGGCGGTAAGCCCGTAACCTTCCAAGATGCCGCTTCTGCGTTTTTAGCGCTTGAACAGAATAAAGTGATGGGGTTTGTCACCAACACGATGACGGCGACGAAAATGATTAGTCAGGCTAAGTCATCCGGTATTGATTTGGCGATGGTAAAAGAGCCCATGGCGTTAGAACCTATTGGGGTTGGGATGAAGCAAGGTGAGCCCGCGCTGCTTACTGCCGTGAATAGTGGCCTGAAAGCCATGGATGAGCAAGGCACTATCGATAAAATTTGGAACCAATGGCTGGGCCCAAACACCGACTACAAAATGACCCGCGAAGAACATGTTCAACCATTATCTTCGCTCACTTTCCAGCCGTTGGATTAA
- a CDS encoding type I secretion system permease/ATPase codes for MINYNTQTQHDEWVDAITLIARHYRQSFSPGALSAAVPWLSEQSLQTKLQHLSRLAGLKFTLLDQSEKIISGLRLPLVATLKNGSVVVIESFDGQDCAGVRFMEEGGLVSQISVTDLLEQTEWVVAFRPIAPVKDSRTVQYFSTYTPDWLKKLIIKDLKPYLHVMVASFVINLLALSGILFSMQVYDRVIPAQSYPTLYVLFGGVMISVIFMFILKLARGHITDLLAKRADIRVSDRVFGHALRLKNSAIPRSTGSFIAQVREIEQIREMVTSRTVSVLVDLPFFLLFQLVLVIVSPWLSWIAPIAVIIMLVPGLLYQKKLARLAQQNLQEVTLRNAILVESLQGIQDIKLMQAESRFLQQWNSYISITAESGVKTRQLTHGLVAWGTTIQSLVYAAVVVVGAPLVISGDITTGAMVAASMLSTRMIAPMTALCGVLARWQQVKVAKHSLDQLMALPVEDHPDEMKVHRALLHGNYELQQATFSYDQEHESIPLQVNKLSIAAGEKIALLGRMGAGKSTLLQALSGNLEKVSGQVRLDDLSLEHIDMADMRRNIGLLTQEARLFHGTIRDNLLLGRPTSDDQEIVEVLTLTGAIDFVRQLPLGLEHPIMEGGTGLSGGQRQSLLLSRTLLRDPNIVLLDEPTASFDEPSEKQFIERLEKWIGHRTLIIATHRAAILSLTERVIVLKEGRIAMDTSREELFKTKGKEASPQGATS; via the coding sequence ATGATAAATTACAACACTCAAACTCAACACGACGAATGGGTCGATGCCATCACATTGATTGCGAGACATTATCGACAATCCTTTTCACCGGGGGCGTTGTCTGCCGCCGTGCCATGGTTATCTGAACAAAGTCTGCAAACCAAGTTACAGCATCTTTCTCGACTCGCTGGGTTGAAATTTACCTTATTGGATCAGTCGGAAAAGATTATTTCTGGGCTACGTTTGCCGCTGGTCGCCACCTTAAAAAACGGTTCGGTTGTCGTGATCGAAAGCTTCGATGGGCAAGATTGTGCTGGCGTACGTTTTATGGAAGAGGGCGGCCTAGTTAGCCAAATCAGCGTGACCGATCTACTCGAACAAACTGAGTGGGTCGTTGCTTTTCGTCCTATCGCACCAGTGAAAGATAGCCGTACTGTTCAATATTTTTCGACCTATACGCCTGACTGGTTGAAAAAGCTAATTATCAAAGACTTAAAGCCTTATTTACATGTAATGGTCGCCTCTTTTGTGATCAACTTACTCGCGCTATCGGGGATTTTATTCTCGATGCAGGTCTACGATAGGGTGATTCCTGCACAATCTTATCCCACACTTTATGTCCTGTTTGGTGGGGTGATGATCTCAGTCATCTTTATGTTTATCTTAAAACTGGCCAGAGGACATATAACTGATCTACTGGCTAAGCGAGCCGATATTCGGGTTTCCGATCGCGTATTTGGTCATGCGCTACGCTTAAAAAATTCTGCCATTCCTCGTTCGACGGGGAGCTTTATCGCCCAAGTTCGTGAGATCGAGCAAATTCGTGAGATGGTGACCTCGCGTACCGTTTCCGTTCTGGTGGATCTCCCTTTTTTCTTACTGTTTCAACTGGTATTGGTGATCGTTTCGCCATGGTTGAGTTGGATTGCGCCCATCGCGGTAATTATTATGTTGGTGCCTGGACTGCTTTATCAAAAGAAACTGGCCCGTTTAGCCCAGCAGAATCTACAAGAAGTGACATTGCGTAACGCTATTTTGGTGGAAAGTTTACAAGGCATCCAAGATATCAAATTAATGCAGGCCGAGAGCCGATTCCTTCAGCAATGGAACAGCTATATCAGCATTACCGCGGAGTCTGGCGTAAAAACGCGTCAATTAACCCATGGCCTGGTTGCCTGGGGCACAACGATCCAAAGTTTGGTCTACGCGGCCGTCGTTGTGGTGGGTGCGCCGCTGGTGATTAGTGGAGATATTACTACCGGAGCCATGGTCGCAGCCTCGATGCTCTCGACACGAATGATCGCGCCGATGACAGCCCTCTGTGGGGTGCTTGCTCGTTGGCAGCAAGTGAAGGTGGCGAAACATAGTCTTGATCAACTGATGGCACTGCCTGTCGAAGATCATCCCGATGAGATGAAGGTTCACCGGGCGCTTCTTCATGGAAACTATGAGCTGCAGCAAGCCACCTTTAGCTACGACCAAGAACATGAATCGATCCCTCTGCAAGTGAATAAACTCTCGATTGCCGCAGGTGAAAAAATTGCGTTATTGGGGCGGATGGGGGCTGGAAAATCGACGCTGTTACAAGCCTTGAGTGGTAACTTGGAGAAGGTCTCCGGCCAAGTGCGACTCGATGACTTGAGTTTAGAGCATATCGACATGGCAGATATGCGCAGGAATATCGGTTTACTGACGCAAGAGGCCCGTCTATTCCATGGCACCATTCGCGACAATCTATTACTGGGTCGCCCCACCAGTGATGACCAAGAGATCGTAGAAGTCTTAACCCTTACCGGTGCTATCGATTTCGTTCGACAACTTCCCTTAGGGTTAGAGCATCCGATTATGGAGGGGGGAACCGGGCTGTCCGGAGGGCAGCGCCAATCGTTATTATTGTCGCGAACGCTATTACGCGATCCCAATATCGTGCTATTGGATGAACCCACGGCATCATTCGATGAGCCATCCGAAAAGCAGTTTATTGAGCGGCTTGAAAAATGGATTGGTCATCGTACTTTAATTATCGCCACCCATCGTGCAGCTATCCTATCGCTCACCGAACGCGTTATTGTCTTAAAAGAGGGACGTATCGCCATGGACACTTCACGCGAAGAGTTATTCAAGACGAAAGGTAAAGAGGCTAGCCCTCAAGGAGCGACGTCATGA
- a CDS encoding TolC family outer membrane protein: MKKFCLVTLSHLVIRGVLGISIITSISALADESIISAQQMIGEEKLPDLYSVAPNGSVQNGQPLDMSAAVAMAVNWHPTITQAVGKLFEQSSNVDVAKAKYYPQVNAGVNNGYSNTYINKGYSPSIDISLSQMLYDFGKVSSSVRAANAAVAQQQAEVMLTIDQVAHDTASAVVQVQGYQQLVTMATQQLDSLKQIGNLIRQRNTEGASPLSDVVQTDTRIEGAQATLMQYQASLQRWQATLATYIGVQGVNRVTQDVPETLTRACAVQHPDYQLIPSVLAAWAGANQAQADVDHANAQMMPTISLEPEVTHYLNNHYSGSSELDKTQYTASIRVQMPLYQGGGLSASREAAEHALSAANAAIKAAQLEAYQKLATSQDEATNLGQTLVIQQRQQALGEKTLGLYQDQYLQLGTRPLLDLLNVDQEIFQAKFSQAQTLAQLNSLQLDCLFSTGMMRSVFRLDNRRIQGVDIRP; this comes from the coding sequence ATGAAGAAATTTTGCTTGGTCACCTTAAGTCATTTAGTGATTCGGGGAGTGTTGGGGATCAGCATTATCACTAGCATTTCGGCGTTAGCTGATGAGTCGATAATTAGTGCACAACAGATGATTGGTGAGGAGAAACTGCCAGACTTATATAGCGTCGCACCGAATGGCTCGGTGCAAAACGGTCAGCCTCTGGATATGTCAGCAGCCGTTGCGATGGCGGTAAATTGGCATCCCACCATCACACAAGCGGTGGGTAAATTATTTGAGCAGTCATCGAATGTCGATGTCGCCAAAGCAAAGTATTATCCGCAAGTAAATGCTGGAGTGAATAATGGCTACAGCAATACTTACATCAATAAAGGCTATTCGCCCTCAATCGATATCTCTCTTTCTCAGATGTTATATGACTTCGGTAAGGTCTCCAGTTCTGTACGTGCCGCCAATGCTGCGGTCGCTCAGCAACAGGCCGAAGTGATGCTAACCATCGACCAAGTTGCTCACGATACCGCTTCAGCAGTGGTTCAGGTGCAGGGGTATCAGCAGCTGGTCACTATGGCCACTCAACAGCTCGACTCCTTAAAACAAATTGGTAACTTGATCCGGCAGCGTAATACTGAGGGAGCCAGTCCACTCTCCGATGTGGTACAAACCGATACTCGTATCGAGGGCGCTCAAGCAACCCTGATGCAATATCAAGCCTCCTTACAGCGCTGGCAGGCGACCCTTGCGACCTATATTGGCGTACAAGGGGTTAACCGAGTCACGCAAGATGTACCCGAAACACTGACGCGGGCTTGTGCGGTGCAGCATCCCGATTATCAGCTAATTCCATCGGTCTTAGCGGCGTGGGCGGGGGCGAATCAAGCACAAGCCGACGTCGATCATGCTAATGCCCAGATGATGCCGACGATCTCCTTGGAACCTGAAGTCACCCACTATTTGAATAATCATTATTCAGGTAGTAGCGAGTTGGATAAAACCCAGTATACCGCCTCGATCCGAGTGCAAATGCCGCTCTATCAAGGTGGAGGGTTATCTGCCTCTCGTGAGGCAGCAGAGCATGCCTTATCCGCTGCGAATGCGGCGATCAAAGCCGCACAATTAGAGGCTTATCAAAAATTGGCGACCTCACAAGATGAAGCGACAAACTTGGGGCAAACTTTGGTCATTCAACAGCGGCAACAAGCCTTGGGTGAAAAAACCTTAGGGCTTTATCAAGACCAATATTTGCAATTAGGGACTCGCCCTCTACTCGATTTGTTGAACGTCGATCAAGAAATTTTCCAAGCTAAATTTAGCCAAGCCCAGACACTAGCACAACTTAACAGTTTACAACTCGATTGCCTGTTCAGTACCGGCATGATGCGTTCGGTATTCCGTCTTGATAACCGTCGAATTCAAGGAGTCGATATTCGCCCATGA